The genomic window TTACGCATACGACATGGTGGTGGGGTTCCATGTTGGCGTCGTATCTTGCGGCGTGATACAAGGTGTTAACTACTGATATGAGTCCCATTCGCTCGAATGTCTCAAGCGTTCTGTACACGGTGGTAAGGGATATGTTCGGATAGTAGTCCTTTATGTTCTTGTAGATCATCTCGGTGCTCGGGTGCTGCATGCTTCCCGCGAGCTCCCTGTATATCGCTATTCTCTGGGGAGTTACTTTAAGCCCCAGCTCTTTGCTTCTTTTTATGAATTGCGATATCTTGTTTTCCGTTGTTAGTTCCGGGTTTTTCATGATCAGCCCCCGAGACGGGATTAAAACATACCGTCTCCAGTGTACCTTAAAATCATCTGACTCTCAAAACTGCGTGTCATGGCAAAGACAACGATTGAGTTCATGAAGGAAAACAGGGTCGTGGCCGTTATACGCTCTATAAGTTACGAAAAATCTCTTGAATTCGCAAGGGGATGCATCGACGGCGGGATAAGAATCATAGAAATCATATCGGTTTCTCCGGGTTCGCAAAGGCTTGTTCGGGAACTTGCCTCTGAGGACGGAATATGCGTCGGGGCGGGCACGGTTCTTGATCGTGATTCCGCCGAGCGGATGCGTGACTGCGGGGCCCGTTTCATAGTTTCTCCGCACACCGACCCCCGGATAATCGAGTACTGCCGGGAAAGCGGCATCACTGTGGTATCAGGGGCGTTTACCTCCTCTGAGATGGTTAACGCCCGCGCCATGGGAGCGGACTTCGTGAAGATATTCCCCGCTTCAAGTTTTGGCCCGGGTTACGTGAAAGCCATAAAGGAGCCCCTCGGATTTATGGATATTATGGTCACCGGAGGAATTACCGA from Candidatus Dadabacteria bacterium includes these protein-coding regions:
- a CDS encoding transcriptional repressor, whose translation is MKNPELTTENKISQFIKRSKELGLKVTPQRIAIYRELAGSMQHPSTEMIYKNIKDYYPNISLTTVYRTLETFERMGLISVVNTLYHAARYDANMEPHHHVVCVKCKKIEDIYDGSMAYSELDPQIDNYKILGYSVLFSGICEECKALNN
- a CDS encoding bifunctional 4-hydroxy-2-oxoglutarate aldolase/2-dehydro-3-deoxy-phosphogluconate aldolase translates to MAKTTIEFMKENRVVAVIRSISYEKSLEFARGCIDGGIRIIEIISVSPGSQRLVRELASEDGICVGAGTVLDRDSAERMRDCGARFIVSPHTDPRIIEYCRESGITVVSGAFTSSEMVNARAMGADFVKIFPASSFGPGYVKAIKEPLGFMDIMVTGGITEENIRDYLSAGAALAGVSTALLGGGDDYQSIKQRAGEFSRFCT